The region TGACATTGGCAGCATCGAGCTAGGGGGAGATAGGTACGCGGGCCCGGGGTCAAGGTCAGTAGGCGTAAGGGGCGCAGAGCTGCTCCCGACTCCCGCCATGAAACAAAGCCCAGAACTCTGCACTGTTCACACCAGGGACCCCAGTGTCTGTCCCAAGATGTCGCAGTAGGGCAGGGAGCCCAGCTGGTGAGCGTGAGTGTGCATGTATGGTTTGGCGGGGATGCTAGGTGGCTCGAGAGGCCCCGGGACCCCACGGGGCTGTGTTTGGCTCTAACCACTAGAGGCCCCAGAAGAACAGGGCACCACAGCTCTGGGGCACATGTACAGGTACTTACAGGAAGTAGGGCAGGAAGCTGGGGTAATACGGTGGTGGTGGAGGCGGCGGGGGTGGTGGCGGGAGCGGCTGTTGTAGGCGGTATCTCTGGGTGCTCAGTCTCCGGGGCATCATGTGGGAATATGGCTGCAAGAGGGGGGCCAGGTGCACGTCAGCCATGGGCCTGTCTCCCGGTCACCCTAGATCCTGGGTGGGGAGTGGCACTTACCACACCAAAGGACAGCTCCTGGTGCAGGGTATCGTGGGGCAGGTAGTGCAGGGGCACGGATGGGGACAGAGTTGGGCCCGGGGCAGAGGTGGAGTAGGTGAAGCTCCCCAGGGGGTGCTGATCCCCCCGCAGGTCCACATCACTGTCGAGCCGCTGCAGGGGCTGGAAGAAGCAGGGGTGAGTCAGCAGAGTCAGTGACAAGGAAagcccccacctccctgccccacttGCCATCCCCTCTAGCATCAGACCCATCGCTCAGACTCACCATACGTGGATGCTGGGTCTGCAGCGACACAAACTGCCCAAGAGGCGCCATATGAGCGGGCTGGGGGTGTGGGGCTGGCGGTGGAGGGTGCAGGATATAGTGGTCACTGGAGATAAGGTGGGGGTAGGCCTGATAGGGCACAGGGAGCTGCTGCATGGTACATGCCTGGATCAGCTGCTGAGAAAGGGGGCAGAGGCTGGAGAATGTTCTtctgggctctgggctgggtCTGCTTGTGGCTGGGCCAGGGGCCATTCCACCCAGCGAGCGGTCCCAATCAAAGGCCTCTGGACCACCCATCCCTGGCCTAGGCCTCCCAGGCAGGACGTCTTGCTCTTAAGACCCACAGTTACCACTCCAAACCATAAAGCAGGCACTGGGAGCAGGGAGGTCCCTGAACTCTGAAGTGCCCTCCCACTGGACGTGAACGCACATATGCCGTTCTGGACAGGGCTGTGGCCTGGAGCCGAGCAGACGCTGACAGCCTGGATGGGCGCTGTAAGCTCAGCTCAGTTCCGACACTGGCCTGTGCCTGGGGCCTtcagctgggggcagggcaggaggcccAGGCGCTCACTCACCGGGGGCGGGAGGCAGCAGAGGGGATAGTGCTGCCCGCTGAACATCACGGAGCATGCTGGGAGCTGCTGGGTGCTGCAGCCAGGGATGTGTTGGCCTGTAGGCAAGGGGAAGCCTTGGGTCGTCACTGTGGTGACTGTGTAGGACAGAGGGACAGGTCCCTGGTGCACCTGCAGGAGGAGAGACCCAGGAACTGTAGGGAGGCCACTCTGCTGCCCCCAGGTGAGAAGCAAAGTCCTGCCGGGCCAGCTCTGGTGAAGGTGAAGTCAGGGCTTGCTCCCTCTGCTCCTCAGACCGGCTCGCCAGAGGCCAGGGGCAGCGGGGCGTGGGCATGGGGGTTCCGCTTACCTGCTCGTGGAGATCAACCATGAACGGGCTCTGCTGGGAGGCTGGGTGCAGCATTCGGGGGCTCCCGCCGGCAGGAGCCGAGGCTCGGCGCTCCTCTACGGGGAGGTATGCTGGTCGGGTCGGCGGCTGCTGGGAGGGTAAGCGCTCATCCTGGGTAGGTGGGCTGGCCAGGGGGCCCTCACGGCCAGGGCTGCACCACAGAGAGGAAGCCCCAGTAGCACTGACGGGGGCCGCTCATTCACAGAGCATGGAGAGAAGCCAAGGTCACTACCCACTGGGGAAGGAAGACAGCTCAGGGCCCTGTGCCCTACCACCCCTGGCCCCTGTGCCCCAGCCCAGGCTGAAAGCTCCAGTACCAGGGGCTCCGGGCGCCACAGGACTGGGAGGTTCCCTCCTACCTTCCCCAGAGCTGGCCTGGGCTGCTGCTGGGTCCTGCAGAGAATCGCCGCTGACCCACAGGGGCAGAGGGCGGCCACCTAGTCACTGCCAGAGCCCATGGCTGCATCAGGGGAGGCAGaggggtggaggggctgggccagggctcaCAACCCTAGGAAGCAAACCGACAAAGGAACTAAGGTACAGAGAAGTCCAGTCCCTTGCTCCATTAGGGGTCGGGGAGACAGAATCAAACCTCTGCAGCCTGGTTCCAGAGGCCACTGATGCCCACCACACCCTGGGCTCCCCAGGCAGCGCTGCGCTCTGGCACTAGGGTTCAGTCTTGGCCTGCAGGGAGTCCAGGCCTTAGTTTCCTGCGCTGTGAAATGAGATCAGGGTCCGCCTCAGGGTAAGTTcagagggctggccggcatgctTCCAGGCCAGGGGGCTCTGGTAAGGCCCCCTCAGGGTGGGGTCTCCAGGAAAACCTGTCCTGGCGTGGGGATCTACAACTCTGACCTCTAGGTAACTGGGGCTCCTGAGGGGACTCCAGCTTCCTCCCTTCTGTCTGGTTGGCTCAAGATGGATTGCAAACAGGCCTGGGGCCTAGTTCTTCCACTAGTAACAGGTGAGAGGTTCTGACTTGGTTCTTGCCCTCGGGGTTCCCCGTCCAAGCCAAGTCAGTACAGTCATTCCTCAGTATCCACGAaggattggttctaggacccccACGATACCAAAATCCGAGGATgcttaagtcccttatataaaatggtataatatttgcatataatctacacacatcctcccatggACTTTAAATCATTTCTACATTACTTatgatacctaatacaatgtaaatgctatgtaaatatgatgtaaatgctatgtaagtgacaaattcaagttttgttttttgcaactttatggaatttttttccctaagtatTTTAAATCTGCAATTGGTTacatccatggatgtggaacccatggatagagagggctgactgtatactTTCTTTTCATAATCTGTTCCCACAGTGCCTACCCAAATGGGACTTCACCTACTCTTCAAGTAAGGTACTGTTAGcctcattttgcagaagagaaaactgaggctcagagacgaaaggacttgcccaaggcctcaCAATAAGTGTCAAAGCTGGGAGGTGGGCTGACTACCAGCCTCTTGCTGCACACTGATGCTGATGGGAAGGGGTCCAGCCCAAGGGTTCTGGCAGGACGTGATGAAGGAAGTCAACCTCTGGTGAACTGGTGGGTCTGGCGTGCAGCCAGGCcctttgtgtgtggggggagtgCATGCAAaccagacccaacacagcccccaagtgggaggtggggcttgcTGAGAAAAGAGGAAGCAAGAACCTAAACCTAAGGGAGGAAGTTGAGTGAGAATGGGGCGGGGCAGGAGCTAGGGTCCAGGTGGGGAAAGTTGGGGGGACCACTCATTAACTCCAGAGGTTGGAATGAGGCCCTGGCAGGGAAAACTCTGGAAACTGTCAGACCCTGCAATGCTGAAGGGCGCATCCAACAGGACCAGCCTTTGGCTGTTCCTGCCACAGGGAACCCTGCCTCCATCTAACAAAACTCCTATGCTTCCTTCATACCCAGCTTTAAGTGTCACCTCCCTGCTAACACAGCTAGGGAACCGGTGTACTGTCCCCTCAACACCTTGTTCCTTTCCTCTGTGCTGGGCTTTACGTGCATGGGCCCTGACTTTCAAAATGAGCCTGAAAGGGAGGCTCTTCACCTGATAAGACAGCACAGGGCCAAGGCCACAGCCACAGTAGAGCTGAAATTCACATTTCTCCCACCCAACCTGGGCTCCAGCACTTGGCAGAGGGGTAGGCAAGGCCCAGTGACCAGCTTGTGTCCAGCACAGGGCAGGCCCGATGTGGTAAATGCTCACTGGAGAGCCAATTACATAGGTCTAAGGCCATGTCTGGCAGCAGTGAAGTTAGTGCCAATGATTAAAAACTGGGACATAAAAAAATCTGTCCTTTcagtgtgttgtgtgtgtggcggggggaaGGAAGCAGAAAATCTGGTCCCACTGGGCCCTCATTTCTGCTTGACCCACCTCACTCTGGGCATGAGTTTTCTCTCCAGGCCACCCCAGGCCCATTCCTTGCCTGCCCACCACAGGTGACTGGGGTCGTGAGCCCCCAGCGTGGGCCAAGTGCATATCCTTACActcatgtgtacacacacagccTCCTTGATTCCTGCTGATAATCCAGCCGAGCAAACAAAGGCCAAGAGAGACTCAGAGGAAACCCCTAAATAACTTAACAACAGACTCCTGACCCACCCCAGATTTTTGGATCAGAATCTTTGGAGGGTTGGGGAACAAGGGCACCTAGATTTCTACTAAATTCCCCAGCAGTTTCTACAGCAGAGGCAGGTGCTTGAGAACCTCTGTTCTAACTGACCTCTGAGATCCTGGGAGCCCACAGTCCTGCCTATGAGGAGTATACAATACTTCCCATGTGCCATCCTGATAAGTCCTCATAGCAACCTTCAGAAGTAGGcatgctgaggctcagagaagtgaggtcCAAGGCCAGTCAGTTGGAGCTGTGAGTGCACTGGGACATGGCAGTGGCCTCAACTGCTCCTCTTGTGCCAGGCTGTCTTGAAGTCCGGGCAGTGTCAAGGCTCAGGGGTGCAGAATCACAGAGGCCTAGGCCCATGGGAATCTGCTCTGGCCAGCCTCTTCAAGGACACCCACACCTCAGGAAAGGAAGTGGCAAGGAGCCGAGAAACCCAACCACCAGACAGAAGGCCTCTAGCTGTGACTGACGGTGACAAAGATGACAGTGTTGACCCTTGCATTCTTACACACAATACCCTGACTTCTGGCCAGAGTCTTGGCTGAGGATTGGGCACATcgcctcccctctctgagcctcagtttattcatctgtaaaatgggaatagccCAATAATCACCTCCCAAGACTGCTTAAAGGCTGCTGCAGTGATTTGTAAAGTTTAGGTGTGACCGATCACTATCAGAAAATACAACAGGCTGACCTTCACTCCCACCCCCCAAGCAGCTTAAAGATGCTATTTTAAGCTCTGCAGGAGGCAGCTGGGAAACATGCCTCCCTCAGGGAATATCCCCTCCCAGCTGGCAAGGGAGGGGACCCTGGTTCTTGACTGGAGACAGAGATGTCCCATGGGGAACTCACCCActtcacagttgaggaaactgagaccaggaGAAAGAAAGTAACTTGCTGCAGACCACAAAGCCAAAGAAGGACAGAATTAGTCCTGGCTGGCCCGCTGGCCCAGATTTCCTCAACCCCTGACTCTCATTACCATCAGTAACCTCAAGAATTACCTAATGCCAATTCTCTACTGCAGGCCCTAAAGGAGATCAGGGGAGCTTTCTCTTTCAGGCATCCTGACTAGACCTATTGTGGAAAGAAGCAAGTAAGGCCCAGAGCTGGAGcagcaacttgctcaaggtcaaacaACAAGGCCACCACCTAACTGCTCTGCCTTTCACCACACCTCCTCTGTGCTGGGCTCTCAGTGAGGTCTCCGTAAAAGGGTCTTGAGGGTCCCTAAATCCAATCTCGCCCAGAAGCAGGGACTGCACCTTGCATCCACCCCCTCGCCCAGAAGGCAGCCAACTCCCTAGTTCCTATCCCCATCCTGGTCTAGGGAGATCCTGACATATCATTTGGGCCTGGGGGCTGTTTGCAGGTACAGGGACTGTTTTGCAGATAAGCTAAGTCAGGCCCTGAGAACAGGAGCAGACTCAGGCAGGCTGAggagcccccctcccacccctcaaaAAAGAGGCGGGTTGGGCCCAGCACTGACTGGTGGGCAAGCAGAGCTCCCTAACTGTGGTGCCTGGAGGCAGCTGAGAGCAGGACCACCAGGCTGCGAGTTAAGAGTTGTTGGCCAGCCCAGACTCCCTGGGTGACCTTGGTCAAGGAAATCTTCCCTTCTGTGCGCCTCAGTTGccacaactgtaaaatgggagtggaAATCTCTCCTTCCCAGAGCTCCCAAATAAAGCCACAAGAGGCAAGACGCAAAAAACCAGGTGGTCACATTACTGGGGGAGGAAACCAGTGTCCCTGAGGAGCAAGCCCCTCCTCAATGTGGGCCAGGAGCAGGTTGCGGGATTCGGGGAGCTTCCTCAGCCATCCCTCCCTGGGACTGGGGACGTGGGTGGGGAGGACGTGGTACAGATACTCGCCCAGAGAGGGGCCTCCCTCATCCCCCTCTCACTCCTTTGTGCCGGGCTCGGGGGGACATCGGGGGCTGGAGGCCATACGGCGGCGTCGGGGCCAGAGCGCTGTGACTTTAAGAGCCGAGGATCCCGGACCATGTGCTCGGCGTGagacaaaagcaacaacaaaggAAGTGGCggcggcagggggagggggcggctCCTTCCTCTCCAACCGCAGCGCTCTGCCTCTGTAGAAGGGAGACTCGGCCTGGCCTTGGGGggcgctgggggtggggaggggtcccGGATTCTAGAGGCCTCGCCATCTCCCCTCCGGACTGCCCGTAATTAACTCCTGCAGAGCCAGCTAGATCACAGCCCTCAGTCCCAGGGGAAGGGGGGGGGGCAGGAATTCCAGGGATGCGGAAATCGGGAGCTGGAGGCTCTGGCCCCGACTCACCTTCGGCCGCCTGGCCACACGTTGACTCCTTTGTTCCCGATCTAGGACGGCCAAGCTGGGcaagaggcgggggtggggggggtgggagtgTGCTGCCTGGACCCTTTAAGAGCCCCCGCCCTGAGGAACAATgtgctcccttccccacccccccggTCCAGGGGCAGTCCGGCTCCTTCCGGGGCCCTCTTTCTTTGTTGTCCGTCCGCCGGGCGTCTGCCTCGCGAGGCCCACGCGCGGTCAGTCTCTCGGCCCAGGCCCTCTGGGAGCGGGAGGCGGCGCAGGACGCGGCCGGGTTTGCGCAGCTGCCGGCGACTGGCCCTTTAAGAACTGTCCGCGGCGGCAGCGGAATGTAACAAACCCCACATTTGATTCACAACATTCGAAGCGGCGGGGTCGCGCGCCGGGCGGGAGGGGGGCTCGCGGGGGCGCGCCGGGAGATTCCGGCAAACAGTAGCCGACTGCTCCCCGCGAGGGCCCCGCCCCTTGCTAAGAGTTCCGCCCCTCGGGGGCGCCAAGAGCCAATCATTCGCCGAGACTCGGCACGTGATTAGTGGGCCGCCATCTTggaaggcagtttttttttttttttaaaaaacctcctcTCGCCCCCACCTCCTCACTTAAAGTGCCCGCAGCCATCACAGGAAAGGGGCGGGGCCACATGGTCTGACCTAAAGAGGGGAGACCGCGCGGTAAGCAAGACAAATTGGCTGTAACTCTAACTTGCTATGCAAACTCACAAATCACTCATgcttctgaggctcagtttccccgCCACAGAAGTGGGTCCCGCCGGGAGAGCCGCAGCCCGGACTTACTGTGTCATGGTCCCCTCCTTGGGACGGCGCCTGGGACACAAGTGCAATGGACCTGAACTTCGACGGGTCAGGAGCGGCTCTTAGGCCAGTCCGAGTGGTTAGGAAGGCTCTAACAGCCCTGGGCCGGCAACCTCCCCGGAGATGACGTCAGCCCCGAAAGCTACTGCGCCGCGATGACATCATGGCCTGGCCTCCTCGCATCTCCTTGTTTATACTGCGCGGTGGCTTTAAAAAGTTGGGAGGGGCTGGATTGCCCAACGAACCAATAATGGGCAACCCATGCAAATAAGCTAACGCTTGTCGGGAAGGATTGGCCCGGCTCACGTTGACGTCACAGAGACATTTAAACACCCCGCCCCCAGCGTGGCCCGGGAAAAGGGCGGGGAACAGTTTGAAGCTGGAGCAGCAGTCGTCCCGCGCTCTAATTGCTCTAGGCGAGGCCTCGGAGAGCTCCCTGCTTAGGGGGATTGGGGAACTAAACCCAATGAAGTCTTTAGTTTTCTACTGTACTCCTCCTAGCAATTATGAGACGCATTACTACAacctgcccattttacagatgggtagAGAGAATCAAGAGGGGTGTCATTCACCCCAGGTTACAAAGCGAGGAAGAGTGGCCGAGCAGATACTTGAACCCAAGCCAAAGCCCAGCGTCGTTCCCCTTTGCCTCGACGCCTCCCCAGGCAGACGTTATACAAAGTGGGGTATTATCTCTACAtcgatagaaaaaaaaaaaaagctgggagcTGGGAACAGGTCAAATAAATTATGCATATAATCAATAACAGGACTCCTCTGTATGCAGCTGCACTGACATAGGGTTACCTCCAGCACAGCCCTAAACAAGATACcagcaaaaaatgttaaaacatttgTTAAGCCTGTGTGTTGGGGttgctgggtgtgtgtgtgtgattttctatGCTTCTTTGGTATATTTCATAATcccaaatttaaaaactgaaagaaagataCTGAACAGAGTATAACAGtatcaatgtttttaaaaattggatataTACAGTATCTGTATATAGAATATTCCTGGAAGGATATACAGGAGACTGATTAATAACTGTCCTCAGGGAGAACTGGAGGAGAGCACTGGGTCAGGATAGACTTTTTATTGTATACGCTTTTGTACATTTgctccttaaaaacaaaacaaaacaagaaaaactctATACAGTATAACCTActgaaaattctaaagaaaattaCTGTGAAAgagtatgttttaaatattttaagccatAAAAAACTTGTGTTCCTTTAGAGTCAGAAATCCCCCTTTGGAAAGGGTATCCAGTGGAAACAATCCAGAAGGAAGCTGGGGAACAGACATGCTTATCCAAGTGTTGTTTAGACCAGCAACAATCTGACACCACAATGTGGATGGCAGCCAGCAACACGATGACTGAAAAGGGTACCCACTCGCTGTTTGCATATCTCTAAGGACAGAAGATCAAGTTCATGATGCAGTGCTACAGATGTTACCTGGAATGCCAAACTCTATCCATCATAGTTAAACTACGTGTGCATGAGAATAAATGGGGTTGCGTTTCTCTAACCATCTCCTTATCAGCAACTCTCCCTTCTCCTAAATCCCTtccaaccttttatttttctcactctgTAAAAGCAATCAGAAAATCCTTCCCACATTCAAAGTGCCTACATTGTTAAGACCACCCCCCTGCTTGCCTGTGTAGGGATAGAACCTGCAATGGCTCCCTAATGCCTGGCTTTCAGGGCTCTGTTTAACAAGACAAGCTTCCCttaccaaacttttttttttttttttttttttttgcggtacgcgggcctctcactgctgtggcctctcccattgcggagcacaggctctggacgcgcaagctcagcagccatggctcatgggcccagccgctccgcggcatgtgggatcttcctggaccggggcacgaacccacgtcccctgcatcggcaggcagactctcaaccactgcgccaccagggaagccccccttaccAAACTTTTCAGGCTcacctctccccagcctctctcccaTGACCATGGCAGTGCTCCCTCTGGCCTTCCCTGCCTGAGatgctctctctcttcctttctacgAATCCATTCCTCTTCTCTGTCCCTTGAGGCTCTGCTCCCATCTCACCTCTTATAGGAAGCTGTGAAGTCTCTAGCTTGTACTGAACTCCTCTGTCTCTGAACTCAGGCCTAGACGCACCCTGACCTTCACTTCATGCCATTTAATTTGCACACAACCCTGTCGTGATTGCTTCGTGTCTCACTCAGTAAtctcctcctgggcttccctggtggcacggtggttaagaatccgcctgccaaagcaggggacacgggttcaatctctggtccgggaagatcccacatgccgtggagcaacgaagcccgtgcaccacaactactgagcctgtgctctacaccccatgcaccacaactactgagcccgcgtgccgcaactagcaaagccggcgcgcctagagcctgtgctctgcgacaagagaagccactgcaacaagaagcctgcgcaccacaactaaaagtagcccctgctcgccacaactagagaaagcccgtgcggagcagcgaagacccaacacagccaaaaataaataaataaataaagaatctCCTCCTGGCGGAAGAGGATACAGCATTTTTAACTGCACTGACATTCAGCCTTCACTGAGAGGCAGACACCACGGGGTAACCAGTCTCATTTTATGGTTGAGGATCTGAGGGTCaaggaggtgaagtgacttgcccgaggCCACAATGTGAAAATCCTTTACCACTCCCCACCCTCAGAAAGTGACTCCAGTAACTACTCCACAATCCAGTTACTCCTTTGAAGCCACCAAGCCTCTGACTGTGCCATTCTCTCAGTCTAAAATGTCCTCAACACCCCTACTCACCTCTGGCCAAACCCTGCTCAACCTTCGGGGCTCAGCTCAAAGGCTGCCTCCTCGGAGCCTCTCCTGACCATCTGCTGGCTTCTTCAATATACGGCATGACTATTATCACACCACATCAGGATGGCAGAAGGTATCTCCATGGGACTGCTCTCCCTACCCGCAGCAGGGCCTGGCTCACACTTCCTTGGATGCCCAAGGAAGGGACTCTGTATTGCCCTTCCTTGCCCCTGATGCTTCAGGGCCAGGAAATCCTTGCCCTGCGTTCTCTCATGCATGACCCTCTAGTTTACGCCCCTGGGAGGCCCTCAGTAAATTCCCACAGACCTCTGGGTTCCCCCCAGGACCGGAGGCCAATAACACATCTCCCTCTGAAAAACCTTGCTGGGTGCATGCAGAATCACTCTGGAgcaagagggagggaggctcaatTTTACCAGATTTCTCAGAGAAGCCAGAAGTCTGGACTTTCCTCTCAGGTTCACTGACAAGTCTTATGCTTTGGAACCCCAACGTGGGCCCAACGGCCTGCATACCTACTCTGTGCCCCATTCttatcaccccacccccactcccttgAAGGCAGGTTCTGTTACTTTCACcttacacagatgaggaaagtggctAAGGAAATGACTCCCCTTGCCACAGATCCCAGAAGTGTAGCCCAGGTGGGGGTGGCTCACTCTTGCCCAGGCATCTGCCTCGAAGCTCTGTGGAGAAATCAGGGTTCTAGAGTCTTCTGCATGATCTGGGCAAGTCCTACCCTGATCATCTCATTGGTCCTTCCAATGACCTAAGAGCTAGGTACCAGTGTTTGCTCCAAGAAGCTTGGGCAAGAGAGGATATGATTCACCCACCGTCACACAGCCATCAAGGGGCAAACCTGGGATCACATTTTAAACGAAGATTAAGTTTGGTGCATGCAATGCAAATGCCAACACAGGGTCCCCAAGTGTTGCTCAATAATCAAAAGCACAGATGTCCTGGGGCAAGAGACTCTCCAGGTCCCAGAGTGGAAGAGTGGCAGAGAGGGATTTGAATCCTGGTCCCTCGAGTGCAAAGTACTGGATGCTACAATCCAGCTTCCACTCCCAGGCCTCCTCCGCAGGAGATGGGAGGGATTCTGTGCAGGCAGGAAGTAGGTGGGGTCATCGGTTCCTGCTGGAGCCCTCCCCTGCTCCATCTGCCTACCTAAGACCTGGACAGCtggctgcctccttccctccatcaGGATCAGAAAGTACTCCACTCCTTTTTTCTAAGACCCCTCAAACTCTCCTCCAGATGCAGGGCCTTCCCAAGTGGAGCTGGCAGAACATAGAGATTGAGGGACCATCCAGGGACACACAACACAGCCTGGTAAAGCCAGCTCAGGACACAGACCTCCCAGCTACCCCAGGGCATCAGACTTGAGCCTCACGCTCCAGGCTGGGGGTTGACAGGCCCCCTGCCAAGTCCTCTCTGCTCAGGGCAGGCCTGAACACACCTGAGCCCCAAGCTTTGTCTCCCCTAAAAAGCAGAGGCTGTTTGTGCATATGAGGGAGGGCAGAGTGTCTGTAAAGGTGTTCCCAGGTCTGGGTCCAGGGCTGCAGCACTCTGGCTCCAGCTTTGAGACTTGGTCACTTATGTGGTCTCACTCTTCTtcagtctcatctgtaaaaccagGATGATGACAACACTAATGACAgatgacatttactgagcacttagtgTGTGTAGCACTGCTGTTCATCTCCTATAGGCTACTGAGGGGGCA is a window of Globicephala melas chromosome 3, mGloMel1.2, whole genome shotgun sequence DNA encoding:
- the RNF44 gene encoding RING finger protein 44 isoform X5 — its product is MLHPASQQSPFMVDLHEQVHQGPVPLSYTVTTVTTQGFPLPTGQHIPGCSTQQLPACSVMFSGQHYPLCCLPPPQLIQACTMQQLPVPYQAYPHLISSDHYILHPPPPAPHPQPAHMAPLGQFVSLQTQHPRMPLQRLDSDVDLRGDQHPLGSFTYSTSAPGPTLSPSVPLHYLPHDTLHQELSFGVPYSHMMPRRLSTQRYRLQQPLPPPPPPPPPPPYYPSFLPYFLSMLPMSPTAMGPTISLDLDVDDVEMENYEALLNLAERLGDAKPRGLTKADIEQLPSYRFHPDSHQSEQTLCVVCFSDFEARQLLRVLPCNHEFHTKCVDKWLKANRTCPICRADASEVPREAE
- the RNF44 gene encoding RING finger protein 44 isoform X1, whose translation is MQPWALAVTRWPPSAPVGQRRFSAGPSSSPGQLWGSPGREGPLASPPTQDERLPSQQPPTRPAYLPVEERRASAPAGGSPRMLHPASQQSPFMVDLHEQVHQGPVPLSYTVTTVTTQGFPLPTGQHIPGCSTQQLPACSVMFSGQHYPLCCLPPPQLIQACTMQQLPVPYQAYPHLISSDHYILHPPPPAPHPQPAHMAPLGQFVSLQTQHPRMPLQRLDSDVDLRGDQHPLGSFTYSTSAPGPTLSPSVPLHYLPHDTLHQELSFGVPYSHMMPRRLSTQRYRLQQPLPPPPPPPPPPPYYPSFLPYFLSMLPMSPTAMGPTISLDLDVDDVEMENYEALLNLAERLGDAKPRGLTKADIEQLPSYRFHPDSHQSEQTLCVVCFSDFEARQLLRVLPCNHEFHTKCVDKWLKANRTCPICRADASEVPREAE
- the RNF44 gene encoding RING finger protein 44 isoform X4 — translated: MTHPGREGPLASPPTQDERLPSQQPPTRPAYLPVEERRASAPAGGSPRMLHPASQQSPFMVDLHEQVHQGPVPLSYTVTTVTTQGFPLPTGQHIPGCSTQQLPACSVMFSGQHYPLCCLPPPQLIQACTMQQLPVPYQAYPHLISSDHYILHPPPPAPHPQPAHMAPLGQFVSLQTQHPRMPLQRLDSDVDLRGDQHPLGSFTYSTSAPGPTLSPSVPLHYLPHDTLHQELSFGVPYSHMMPRRLSTQRYRLQQPLPPPPPPPPPPPYYPSFLPYFLSMLPMSPTAMGPTISLDLDVDDVEMENYEALLNLAERLGDAKPRGLTKADIEQLPSYRFHPDSHQSEQTLCVVCFSDFEARQLLRVLPCNHEFHTKCVDKWLKANRTCPICRADASEVPREAE
- the RNF44 gene encoding RING finger protein 44 isoform X2 — protein: MQPWALAVTRWPPSAPVGQRRFSAGPSSSPGQLWGSPGREGPLASPPTQDERLPSQQPPTRPAYLPVEERRASAPAGGSPRMLHPASQQSPFMVDLHEQVHQGPVPLSYTVTTVTTQGFPLPTGQHIPGCSTQQLPACSVMFSGQHYPLCCLPPPLIQACTMQQLPVPYQAYPHLISSDHYILHPPPPAPHPQPAHMAPLGQFVSLQTQHPRMPLQRLDSDVDLRGDQHPLGSFTYSTSAPGPTLSPSVPLHYLPHDTLHQELSFGVPYSHMMPRRLSTQRYRLQQPLPPPPPPPPPPPYYPSFLPYFLSMLPMSPTAMGPTISLDLDVDDVEMENYEALLNLAERLGDAKPRGLTKADIEQLPSYRFHPDSHQSEQTLCVVCFSDFEARQLLRVLPCNHEFHTKCVDKWLKANRTCPICRADASEVPREAE
- the RNF44 gene encoding RING finger protein 44 isoform X3, with amino-acid sequence MHTQVRATIYSLSPGREGPLASPPTQDERLPSQQPPTRPAYLPVEERRASAPAGGSPRMLHPASQQSPFMVDLHEQVHQGPVPLSYTVTTVTTQGFPLPTGQHIPGCSTQQLPACSVMFSGQHYPLCCLPPPQLIQACTMQQLPVPYQAYPHLISSDHYILHPPPPAPHPQPAHMAPLGQFVSLQTQHPRMPLQRLDSDVDLRGDQHPLGSFTYSTSAPGPTLSPSVPLHYLPHDTLHQELSFGVPYSHMMPRRLSTQRYRLQQPLPPPPPPPPPPPYYPSFLPYFLSMLPMSPTAMGPTISLDLDVDDVEMENYEALLNLAERLGDAKPRGLTKADIEQLPSYRFHPDSHQSEQTLCVVCFSDFEARQLLRVLPCNHEFHTKCVDKWLKANRTCPICRADASEVPREAE